From one Lolium rigidum isolate FL_2022 chromosome 4, APGP_CSIRO_Lrig_0.1, whole genome shotgun sequence genomic stretch:
- the LOC124650153 gene encoding myb-related protein 308-like, which produces MAIGEEEGHNQLVQHAHPARAQAPYIQLRIHSARLSDRSDLAASALLLHARPPPCCERGSLISSGLNGMGRSPCCEKEHTNKGAWTKEEDQRLIAYIRANGEGCWRSLPKSAGLLRCGKSCRLRWMNYLRPDLKRGNFTGDEDELIIRLHALLGNKWSLIAGQLPGRTDNEIKNYWNTHIKRKLLSRGMDPHTHRPITADGANAPSYRPAPPQNIAVPTRAPATMFALTTKKTPSSPAPVESSPSDGGSSGATSMGEPRCPDLNLDLSVGPPAADTPTSHSQQPVCLCHHLGFRGGEVCSCRQADSAACRYFRPLDEGQYI; this is translated from the exons ATGGCGATCGGAGAAGAAGAAGGCCACAACCAACTCGTACAGCACGCTCACCCAGCACGCGCGCAGGCGCCATATATACAGCTCCGCATCCACTCTGCCCGCCTCAGCGACAGGAGCGACCTAGCTGCCTCTGCTCTGCTCTTGCATGCCCGCCCGCCGCCCTGCTGCGAGAGAGGAAGTTTGATTAGCTCCGGTCTGAACGGCATGGGGAGGTCACCGTGCTGCGAGAAGGAGCACACCAACAAGGGCGCCTGGACCAAGGAGGAGGACCAGCGCCTCATCGCCTACATCCGGGCCAACGGCGAGGGCTGCTGGCGCTCGTTGCCCAAGTCGGCGGGCCTGCTCCGCTGCGGCAAGAGCTGCCGCCTCCGCTGGATGAACTACCTCCGCCCCGACCTCAAGCGCGGCAACTTcaccggcgacgaggacgagctCATCATCCGCCTCCACGCCCTCCTCGGCAACAA GTGGTCTCTGATCGCCGGGCAGCTGCCGGGCAGGACGGACAACGAGATCAAGAACTACTGGAACACGCACATCAAGCGCAAGCTACTCTCCCGCGGCATGGACCCGCACACGCACCGCCCTATCACGGCCGACGGCGCCAACGCACCGTCGTACCGCCCGGCGCCGCCGCAGAACATAGCAGTGCCGACTAGGGCGCCCGCCACGATGTTCGCCCTGACGACGAAGAAAACGCCATCTTCGCCGGCGCCGGTCGAGTCCTCGCCCTCggacggcggcagcagcggcgccaCGAGCATGGGCGAGCCGCGGTGCCCCGACCTCAACCTCGACCTCTCCGTCGGCCCGCCGGCGGCCGACACGCCCACTTCGCACTCGCAGCAGCCGGTCTGCCTCTGCCACCACCTCGGCTTCCGCGGCGGGGAGGTGTGCAGCTGCCGCCAGGCCGACAGCGCGGCCTGCAGATATTTCAGGCCGTTGGACGAAGGCCAGTACATATGA